One window of the Anopheles cruzii chromosome 2, idAnoCruzAS_RS32_06, whole genome shotgun sequence genome contains the following:
- the LOC128267060 gene encoding chymotrypsin-1-like → MLGAVLAAPSDIDDDIDPDRRIVNGTDAIIEDYPFMISLRSSSGGHSCGGSILSDRWILTAGHCVGPTTPDTQTVQVGRTNISRTVDDSVYSIELVVIHPEYEPRDSHMNDIALLKLTQRLRFSDRVQPVRLPRSFMEVASSSDLAVTLIGWGLNATYGYAPTTLQQVDYYIVPNAECDGFHSSTIYPSQICAAIPEGGKGQCSGDSGGPLLYHGVQVGIVSWSIKPCTIAPYPGVLTKVSHYIGFIRQYSRIFH, encoded by the exons ATGCTGGGAGCAGTCTTGG CGGCGCCAAGtgacatcgacgacgacatcgaTCCCGATCGTCGTATCGTGAACGGAACAGACGCGATCATCGAGGACTACCCTTTCATGATTTCGctcaggagcagcagcggtggtcATTCATGCGGTGGTAGTATCCTATCCGACCGTTGGATCCTGACTGCGGGTCATTGTGTTGGTCCAACCACTCCAGACACACAGACGGTTCAAGTCGGACGTACGAACATCTCGCGCACCGTCGACGACTCGGTGTACTCGATCGAGCTGGTCGTGATCCATCCCGAATACGAACCACGCGATAGCCACATGAACGATATCGCACTCCTGAAGTTGACCCAACGTCTACGATTTAGTGATCGCGTGCAGCCGGTTCGATTGCCGCGGTCCTTTATGGAAGTAGCCAGCTCTTCCGATCTGGCCGTTACGCTGATCGGCTGGGGTCTAAATGCTACCTACGGGTACGCACCGACCACACTGCAGCAGGTCGACTACTACATCGTGCCGAACGCGGAGTGTGACGGGTttcacagcagcaccatctATCCGTCACAAATCTGCGCGGCCATACCGGAAGGAGGAAAAGGCCAGTGCAGC GGTGATTCCGGAGGTCCACTTCTCTACCATGGGGTGCAGGTCGGCATCGTCTCGTGGAGTATCAAACCGTGTACCATCGCCCCATATCCGGGAGTTTTGACCAAAGTGTCTCATTACATTGGCTTCATCCGTCAGTATAGTCGCATTTTTCACTGA